DNA sequence from the Pseudomonadota bacterium genome:
CCCGCTTACGTGAAGACCACCATCAACGGAAGGACTCCCCTGTCCTCGGGAACCGAGGCGCTGACCAACCTTCGGGTCTTCAACCTGGACGTCATTCCCACGAGCATCATCTCCGGCACGACGGTCAAGAAGACAACGACTGCGAGCGACGTGGAGTCCGGCCTTGCGGGCCTCGTAGAGATCCAGACCCGAAAGCCGCTGTTCGATGCCAATTACAGGACCTACGACAACTTCTTCGGGTCGGTCACCACGCAGGCTGATCGCGGCTCGATAGGCCGCCGCATCGGGCCCCGCGTGAGCGGCATAGTAGGCGGCAGAAACGACGACCACACCTTTGGAGCGTACCTGATGGGCCTCGCGGGCAAGTCGTATCCAGGGCGCAATCAGCTCTTTCCTGGCATACGCAAGTACAACATCCAGATGGACACCAACGGTGACGGAATCCGCGACCAGGTCATCCCGGACGTCTTCGTCATCAACGACATCGATTTCGAACCGATCCGCGAGGCCCGAGGTCGCAGCTCTCTTGCGGGCGCCGTACAGTGGCGGCCCTTGGGCAATCTCGAGATTTCGGCAGAAGGCGTCTTCACGTACTACAACAACGTCTCCTTCCGTAACCGGATTGCGCCGGTCTATGGCGACGCCATTCAGAACACCGTATTTACTCCCGATCAACTCGTGATCGATCACACCAACACGCTGCAGTCCGTCGCACCCGGAGTCCTGGAAGTGAACTGCTTCAACGACAGGGAGCTCGATCCTGTCACGCTGCAGCCCGTAATCAAGGCCGGACCGGCATGCAGACAGGGGGTTCCGGTGCGCTTCATACCCTTCTATTTCAGCAACAAGACCAAGACCACCGTCACGGGGATCAACTTCGACTACAAACCAACGGAGACCTTCAGAGCGAAGCTCGACGTGAGCTACAACCGTGTGGACTATTTCCAGGATTTGGATTTGCCCATCATGATGCAAACCATCGATGCCAGCCAGGTGAGCTTCAACACGGACAACGGACTCTTTAGCTCCGATCTCGGTCAATTCCCTTTGAATGGCTTCGACCTGCCGCGGGGTCAAGCCTTGATACGTGACGTGTTCATGGACGGTCAGGAGCTCGGCTTCAGGCTCGACTTCGAGAACGCCCTAGATTACGGCGTGCTGGACTCCATTGAGTACGGGGCGCGCGTAACGCGGGCAGACGTGGACTCGACCCGGACGAACATCCTCGACGCGACCCAAGATCGAGTCACCATGGAATACCGGTATTCTCAGACTGATATCAACGCGAGAGCGCTTCAGGCGATCGCCCAGGATCGGACGAGCGATTACAACTTCTTCCCCGGGAAGGGCGTGCTGGCGAATGAGTTTCCCATTGGCAGTCGTGATCAGCTATACGCCGCTATTCCAGAGCTGGGCCACCAACAAGATCTGGGCGTCGATCCGGCAAGCTCGTTCGCGTACGTCGAGGATGTGGCTGCGCTCTACGCCGAGTCCAACCTGAGAGGCGAGCTGCTGGACAGAGATTTCGGGGGCAATATCGGTGTGCGGCTGGTGGGTGTCCGGGTCGCAGGTGAGGGGTTCGCCGTTCAGGAGGACGGGTCGCGCAGTCCCATGTTCGCGAGCAACACGTACTGGCGGCCGTGGCCGAGCGCGAACGTCAGCTTGGATCTGCAAGAGGATTTGGTCCTGCGCCTCGCCGCGGGGCGGGTGCTCTCGCGGCCCAACCCCTCGGATCTGGCTCCCCGGCAGGGCGCGATCAGACCGAACTCGGTTGGTGATCCCTGGATAGGCAAGATCGGAAATCCAGAGCTCAAGCCAACCACGTCATGGAACTTCGATGCGACGCTCGAGTACTACACTCCGAACGATGGCTCGGTGATTCTAAGCGGCTTCTATAAAGAGGTGACAGATTTCGTCTATGTACAGACGACCGTCGGGTCGCTTCCGGGTTATCCAACTGCTGGATCAAACATGTTTATCTTCACGCCGCAGAACATATCGGACGGGCGGGTATTCGGGTTTGAGCTGGGCTTCAACCAACCATTCACGTTCTTGACCGCTCCGTGGGACGGTTTTGGGCTGCAGGGGAACTACACGTTCGTGAGGAGCAAATTTGACAACGCGGAGGTCGACGACGGGGGTTATGGCTTCCCGGGGGCATCGCGAAACAACATCAATGCAATCGGCTACTACGAGAAGGGCCCGATTGCGGTGCGGGTCGCCTACGTGTATCGAGACGATTTCTTCAGAAACCTAGCGGGACAGGGAGCGCAACAGGAGAACGCCCAGCCGGTTTGGACACAGGGTAACCAGCGTTTCAACATCAATGCGACCTTCCATATCACCGATAACTATTCGGTGTTTGCAGACGTGAACAACATCTTTGCCGAGGGACGCCGGGACTTTTACTATCAGCGGGAGACCTTCAACGGGGCCTTCGAGCGAGAAGCGACGCTTACGTTGGGGGTTACAGGGGCGTACTAGTACTAGTGCTAGGGAGTGTCTTCAAAACGATTGCAGGGCAG
Encoded proteins:
- a CDS encoding TonB-dependent receptor, yielding MPYDTIREEDVAPTSAVQLLPAHTPSDPAGLRDARSGVSGRALAYSKLLWGALLLVLLAATRSATAQAQDEGGGDEQGTDEQGTDEQGTDEQGTTKSDRPKNVEQIRITGIRSSIQRAQDTKREADSVVDAISAIGLGRFADTSLADAFQRIPGVQIQRNDGAQEGDRASVRGLGPAYVKTTINGRTPLSSGTEALTNLRVFNLDVIPTSIISGTTVKKTTTASDVESGLAGLVEIQTRKPLFDANYRTYDNFFGSVTTQADRGSIGRRIGPRVSGIVGGRNDDHTFGAYLMGLAGKSYPGRNQLFPGIRKYNIQMDTNGDGIRDQVIPDVFVINDIDFEPIREARGRSSLAGAVQWRPLGNLEISAEGVFTYYNNVSFRNRIAPVYGDAIQNTVFTPDQLVIDHTNTLQSVAPGVLEVNCFNDRELDPVTLQPVIKAGPACRQGVPVRFIPFYFSNKTKTTVTGINFDYKPTETFRAKLDVSYNRVDYFQDLDLPIMMQTIDASQVSFNTDNGLFSSDLGQFPLNGFDLPRGQALIRDVFMDGQELGFRLDFENALDYGVLDSIEYGARVTRADVDSTRTNILDATQDRVTMEYRYSQTDINARALQAIAQDRTSDYNFFPGKGVLANEFPIGSRDQLYAAIPELGHQQDLGVDPASSFAYVEDVAALYAESNLRGELLDRDFGGNIGVRLVGVRVAGEGFAVQEDGSRSPMFASNTYWRPWPSANVSLDLQEDLVLRLAAGRVLSRPNPSDLAPRQGAIRPNSVGDPWIGKIGNPELKPTTSWNFDATLEYYTPNDGSVILSGFYKEVTDFVYVQTTVGSLPGYPTAGSNMFIFTPQNISDGRVFGFELGFNQPFTFLTAPWDGFGLQGNYTFVRSKFDNAEVDDGGYGFPGASRNNINAIGYYEKGPIAVRVAYVYRDDFFRNLAGQGAQQENAQPVWTQGNQRFNINATFHITDNYSVFADVNNIFAEGRRDFYYQRETFNGAFEREATLTLGVTGAY